A stretch of Triticum aestivum cultivar Chinese Spring chromosome 1D, IWGSC CS RefSeq v2.1, whole genome shotgun sequence DNA encodes these proteins:
- the LOC123169249 gene encoding uncharacterized protein — MWVVLRRSAVRPSQILRKPTRRKRREKGVDSSEPSNRTSPKTQQRPSAVARRAGNGGCGGSPVQAGESRRGRPHQPPPRQYSLRGHHPPPIKDAARTTALARRWRPLWRASPLNLDDARLPRRSWDCISKILAEHRGPGRRLRLRHLDGPNSIADLAEWIRSPALDGLEEIHISYRYDLLLPPCALRFAPTLRVASFARCRFPEHISPTLAFPHLTRLALTEVETSEDALHALLAACSALRVLQLDWCGGFDRVVIDSPTLQSFGIVADSYVGELVIQYAPRLERLIAFDNFDIHVITAPRLHMVCFLDSHKTTLHVGTMASRGISGGNLAMSLRSVKIFILDTVGPDLDAVLNFIKYFPCLEKLVITLYLEVDMKKKNVRLLDPQDRIECLDLSLKEVVLKGYEGKRSDLNFAKFFVLNAKVLESMELRVQDNTFTRRWETNQCRRLNWIAGLLEMLGLSLEKLIRLLHLHAASMLMF, encoded by the exons ATGTGGGTGGTGCTGCGGCGTTCGGCCGTTCGGCCGAGCCAGATTCTCCGGAAACCCACTCGCAGAAAGAGGAGGGAAAAAGGAGTGGATTCCTCGGAACCTAGCAACCGCACCTCCCCCAAAACTCAGCAGCGACCCTCCGCCGTCGCGCGGCGCGCCGGCAATGGAGGATGCGGCGGTTCGCCCGTCCAAGCAGGCGAAAGCCGAAGGGGCCGACCTCATCAGCCTCCTCCCCGACAGTATTCTCTCCGAGGTCATCACCCGCCTCCCATCAAGGACGCCGCGCGCACCACCGCCCTCGCCCgccggtggcgccccctctggcgcgccTCCCCGCTCAACCTCGACGACGCCCGCCTCCCCAGACGGTCCTGGGACTGCATCTCCAAGATCCTCGCCGAGCACCGCGgccccggccgccgcctccgcctccgccacctCGACGGCCCCAACAGCATCGCCGATCTCGCGGAGTGGATCAGGTCCCCCGCCCTCGACGGCCTCGAGGAGATCCATATCTCTTACCGTTACGACCTCCTGCTGCCGCCGTGCGCCCTCCGCTTCGCGCCGACCCTCCGCGTCGCCAGCTTCGCCCGCTGCCGTTTCCCCGAGCACATTTCCCCGACCCTCGCATTCCCGCATTTGACGCGGCTCGCCCTCACCGAGGTCGAGACCTCCGAGGACGCCCTCCACGCCCTGCTCGCCGCCTGTTCCGCGCTCAGGGTGCTCCAGCTGgattggtgcggcggcttcgaccGAGTGGTCATCGACTCGCCGACTCTCCAGAGCTTCGGCATTGTCGCGGACAGCTACGTGGGCGAGCTGGTCATACAGTATGCCCCTCGCCTGGAGAGATTGATTGCATTTGATAATTTCGACATCCATGTCATCACAGCGCCTAGACTGCATATGGTGTGCTTTCTGGATAGCCACAAGACTACACTCCATGTTGGAACCATGGCTTCTCGG GGAATTTCTGGTGGAAACTTGGCAATGTCACTGCGCAGTGTGAAGATTTTCATTCTTGATACTGTTGGTCCTGATCTTGATGCAGTTCTAAACTTCATCAAATACTTTCCTTGCTTGGAGAAGCTCGTCATCACG TTATACCTGGAAGTtgatatgaaaaagaaaaatgtACGCCTTCTCGACCCACAAGATCGCATTGAATGTCTTGACCTCAGTCTCAAAGAAGTAGTGCTGAAGGGTTACGAGGGCAAGCGGTCGGATCTAAACTTTGCCAAGTTCTTTGTTCTGAATGCTAAGGTGCTTGAGTCAATGGAACTCCGGGTTCAGGATAACACATTCACCAGGAGATGGGAAACTAATCAGTGTAGGCGGCTAAACTGGATAGCAGGGCTTCTAGAAATGCTCGGTTTGAGTTTGGAGAAGCTTATCCGTTTACTACATTTGCATGCAGCAAGCATGCTCATGTTTTGA